Proteins from a single region of Hermetia illucens chromosome 3, iHerIll2.2.curated.20191125, whole genome shotgun sequence:
- the LOC119653069 gene encoding uncharacterized protein LOC119653069: MKVAIVLLGLFALSMAAPDQRSIASTVEKAAETLVSKATDEIEKLESDIKSLTSSVTTTAEGYVASARAEIAKVVSTVEETYNTVVAKGGSFKTCAAGQLSQLTDIKNTAAKTVGGCTSDLSKTISYFEEDITDLLAELKSTISEVVGYVKECIAEVLDAVTCLISHINPAYEVVDGVITDAKDALSTAEARAKQTLANIEGCTLQTAATAISQLENLGKGLKACL; the protein is encoded by the exons ATGAAAGTAGCAATCGTTCTTTTGGGTCTTTTCGCCCTCTCG ATGGCCGCTCCAGACCAGAGGAGCATCGCTTCAACCGTTGAAAAGGCGGCCGAAACCCTCGTCAGTAAGGCTACCGATGAAATCGAAAAATTGGAAAGTGACATTAAGTccttgacatcaagcgttactaCCACAGCCGAAGGCTACGTCGCCAGTGCTCGTGCAGAAATCGCCAAGGTTGTAAGCACCGTTGAAGAAACCTACAACACTGTAGTAGCAAAGGGAGGTTCTTTCAAGACCTGCGCAGCTGGACAACTCTCTCAACTTACCGACATCAAAAATACCGCTGCAAAGACCGTAGGTGGCTGCACTTCAGATCTTTCCAAAACTATTTCCTACTTCGAAGAAGATATCACCGATCTTCTTGCTGAATTGAAATCCACCATTTCTGAAGTTGTTGGATACGTTAAGGAATGTATTGCTGAAGTCCTCGATGCTGTCACTTGCCTCATCTCCCAc ATCAACCCAGCTTATGAAGTCGTCGATGGTGTTATTACCGATGCCAAGGACGCTCTTAGTACCGCTGAAGCTCGTGCCAAGCAAACCCTTGCCAATATTGAAGGATGTACTCTCCAAACCGCCGCTACTGCCATTTCCCAACTTGAAAATTTGGGAAAAGGATTGAAGGCATGCCTTTAA